The proteins below are encoded in one region of Syngnathus acus chromosome 2, fSynAcu1.2, whole genome shotgun sequence:
- the LOC119116013 gene encoding rhodopsin, whose product MNGTEGPYFYIPMLNTTGVVRSPYEYPQYYLVNPAAYAGLGAYMFLLILLGFPINFLTLYVTLEHKKLRTPLNYILLNLAVANLFMVFGGFTTTMYTSMHGYFVLGRLGCNVEGFFATLGGEIALWSLVVLAIERWVVVCKPISNFRFGENHAIMGLAFTWIMASACAVPPLVGWSRYIPEGMQCSCGVDYYTRAEGFNNESFVIYMFVCHFVTPLVIVFFCYGRLLCAVKEAAAAQQESETTQRAEREVTRMVVLMVIAFLVCWLPYATVAWWIFTHQGAEFGPVFMTIPAFFAKSSSIYNPLIYICMNKQFRHCMITTMCCGKNPFEEEEGASTTTSKTEASSVSSSSVSPA is encoded by the coding sequence ATGAACGGCACCGAGGGACCTTATTTCTACATCCCCATGCTGAACACCACTGGCGTGGTCCGGAGTCCTTATGAATACCCTCAGTACTACCTTGTCAACCCGGCGGCCTACGCAGGTCTGGGCGCTTACATGTTCCTGCTCATCCTGCTGGGCTTCCCCATCAACTTCCTCACCCTGTACGTCACCCTCGAACACAAGAAGCTGCGGACCCCTCTGAATTACATCCTGCTCAATCTGGCCGTGGCCAACCTCTTCATGGTCTTCGGAGGATTCACCACCACCATGTACACGTCCATGCACGGCTACTTTGTGCTCGGACGTCTGGGCTGCAATGTGGAAGGATTCTTCGCCACCCTGGGTGGTGAAATCGCCCTCTGGTCCCTGGTGGTTCTGGCTATCGAGAGGTGGGTGGTGGTCTGCAAGCCCATCAGCAACTTCCGTTTTGGGGAGAACCACGCCATCATGGGCTTGGCCTTCACCTGGATAATGGCATCGGCTTGCGCCGTGCCGCCACTCGTCGGCTGGTCCCGGTACATCCCGGAGGGCATGCAGTGCTCCTGCGGGGTCGACTATTACACTCGGGCCGAGGGCTTCAACAACGAGTCCTTCGTGATCTACATGTTCGTCTGCCACTTTGTGACTCCGCTGGTCATCGTGTTCTTCTGCTACGGCCGTCTGCTCTGCGCCGTCAAAGAGGCGGCCGCCGCTCAGCAGGAGTCCGAGACCACCCAGAGGGCCGAGAGGGAAGTCACCCGTATGGTGGTGCTCATGGTGATCGCCTTCCTGGTCTGTTGGTTGCCCTACGCCACCGTGGCCTGGTGGATCTTCACGCATCAGGGCGCCGAGTTCGGACCGGTTTTCATGACCATCCCGGCCTTCTTTGCCAAGAGTTCCTCCATCTACAACCCGTTGATCTACATCTGCATGAACAAGCAGTTCCGCCACTGCATGATCACCACCATGTGCTGCGGGAAGAACCCCttcgaagaggaggagggcgcCTCCACGACCACCTCCAAAACCGAGGCCTCGTCCGTCTCCTCCAGCTCCGTCTCTCCTGCGTAA